Genomic DNA from Triticum dicoccoides isolate Atlit2015 ecotype Zavitan chromosome 4B, WEW_v2.0, whole genome shotgun sequence:
TGCGAGTGGCTGTAGTAGATGCTCACGTACTGTATGACTGTATCTTCTTGGGTGCGCGGGCGGTGCCTAACTGAGCGACGCGTGGGTGAATGGATGGACGGACGCAGGTGGTCGGCGATCGCGCGGTGCCTGCCGGGGAGGACGGACAACGAGATCAAGAACTACTGGCGGACGCACTTCAAGAAGGCGCGGCCgtccaggcgggccagggcgcagctgctgcaccagtaccagctccagcagcagcagcagcaccgccAGTACCTCCACGCGCTGCAcctcctccagcagcagcagcagcagatgcaGATGCAGCTACAGGAGAatcaccaccagcagcagcagcagcaggcgatGATGATGGCGCAGCAGAGCCCGCCGGAGGAGGACCAGGCCGTGATCACCGCCGTCGGCAACATGAACAGCATGGAGACTGCAGAGTGCTACTGCCCGTGCCCGGCGGCGTCGGCGGTGCTCGACCTCCCGCTCCCGGCCGACGACGAGGACGCGCTGTGGGACAGCCTCTGGCGGCTCGTCGACGGCGAGGACGGCTCCAGCGGAGGCGACTCAGGCGAGTACTAGGCTACTGCATGTGCTAATACTACTACGGCAATGTGCATGTGTCCCGttgtaaagaaagaaagaaaggaaggagAGGTATACAATACTGCCTGCAGGTTAATTTCAGTACTATACTGGCCGCAGGGATATCATCCCGGCGGTGATAGCTAGGAaggatcatgcatgcatgcatgatcacGCACGCATGCCAATAGTTCTTCTTCATGCATGTCCCGTGTACATGTTTACGTTTTTACCCATGACCATGAGCCATGATGAGCCCATGATCAGGTGCACTGTACCAACATCTTCAGTTAGCATGTCAACAAAGCTAGCTTGTAAATTGCAGCAGCAACAGCATCATGTAATTTTGGTCTCGCTTCTCAGTCAGTCAATCAAGCACATTTTCTTCAGTCGATGAACAAGCAGTGCAGCAGATCCCTACCCACTTGGCAATATTTTATGCACCTTGCAGCTAATTCGCTGTACAAAAAATGGCCACGCACACCTATCTTCACAATTGGTTATCAATCGTACACATAGTTACTCAATGCTTGACAGTGGATTTATCATATATAGCATGTTATTATGATCCAAGCGGCCGTATGCTTAATGTTTTCCTTTGCATATATGGGAGGACAGGAGCTTGACCGAGTTGCTCAACTCACCATATATGAATTCAGTTGCGATACGAGCTATTTGTTGTAAAGGTTGCTGTTGCGATACGAGCTATTTGGAAGTGCAGAAACAATGCTTGCTTTCGTATCTTCCCTTATGATCCTACTAGTGTCGCAACAGCAACCTTTACAACAAATAACACAATTACAACAAAACCACACCAAAGATAATGAAAAGGAGGAAATCACACAATTTTCACCGCTATCAGGTATGACATTTATCATTCCCATTCGAGCGTCGCTGATCATGTACAGGAAACTACTTGTACTTGTATGTCCCAAGATCAATTAATTTTTCTAACCCCATGCCCACTAGGCCACTAGAGTATTTAAAATAAATATACCGAAGCAATAGCTGTAGGAATAATCAAACTAAAAAATAATTCGGATAGTCTCAAATCACCTAACCACTTCACAAGTTATTTCCTGAAGCTTGGTTCTGatgaataagcaacgcacgtcaCGCCACGTCAGGCCAGCCGCTCGGAGAAGGACTTTGTCGACCTCACCGACCGGCCGGAGCCGCGTGAAGGAGCAACGGTCGGGGAGCGGTTCAGCATTTCGACGA
This window encodes:
- the LOC119292019 gene encoding transcription factor WER-like — its product is MDAMSSAVLQGAWRKGPWTALEDRLLTEYVQQQGEGSWNSVAKLTGLRRSGKSCRLRWVNYLRPDLKRGKITADEETVILQLHAMLGNRWSAIARCLPGRTDNEIKNYWRTHFKKARPSRRARAQLLHQYQLQQQQQHRQYLHALHLLQQQQQQMQMQLQENHHQQQQQQAMMMAQQSPPEEDQAVITAVGNMNSMETAECYCPCPAASAVLDLPLPADDEDALWDSLWRLVDGEDGSSGGDSGEY